In a single window of the Salmo trutta chromosome 23, fSalTru1.1, whole genome shotgun sequence genome:
- the LOC115159536 gene encoding transmembrane protein 250 has translation MPVIPIPRRVRSFHGPHTTCMHSACGPARTTQLVRTKYNNFDLYLRSRCMYGFLRFLLYFGCSLLTSLLWVSLSALFCLQYVSARVFLRLQYKLSVILLLLGHRRFDFGVLNNLFIYSMQVTMFLVGGLGWCFLVFVDM, from the coding sequence ATGCCTGTGATCCCTATCCCTCGGCGAGTGCGCAGCTTCCATGGCCCCCACACCACCTGCATGCACTCGGCCTGCGGGCCGGCGCGCACCACCCAGCTTGTGCGCACCAAGTACAACAACTTTGACCTGTACCTGCGCTCGCGCTGCATGTACGGCTTCCTGCGCTTCCTGCTCTACTTCGGCTGCAGCCTTCTGACCTCCCTCCTCTGGGTGTCGCTGTCTGCTCTCTTCTGCCTGCAGTACGTGAGCGCCCGCGTTTTCCTGCGGCTGCAGTACAAGCTGTCCGTGATCCTGCTGTTGCTAGGACACCGGCGCTTTGACTTTGGGGTGCTCAACAACCTGTTCATCTACAGTATGCAGGTCACAATGTTCCTGGTGGGAGGCCTGGGCTGGTGCTTCTTGGTGTTTGTGGACATGTAG